The DNA window TCTTTTTTAGCTTCAGGAACTTTTTCATAGAACTGGTTGGTCAGGAAAATATCCTGTGAGCTAATTGGCTCTCCAGTGTAGGCTATTTTGTTATAATCTCCATTGGAGTCAATTTCTCTTGCTTTTACATTATCACTTAACATTAATTCAACCATCTTAATAATTCTCTTTTTAAGCTTATCATCTTCTATTGGAAAACCAATTTCAACTCTTTTTTCTGTATTACGTGTCATTAAATCTGCACTTGAAAGATAGATTGCACGGTTGTCATCTTCACCAAAGCAGTAGATTCTGGAGTGTTCTAAGAATCTTCCAACAATACTGATAACCCTGATATTTTCAGTTACATCTGGAATTCCTGGAAGAATACAGCAAATTCCCCTAATAATAAGATTGACTTTAACACCAGCTTTTGATGCTTTTTTAAGAAGATCAATTAGTTCCCTATCAGTAAGTGAGTTCATCTTCATTATGATACATGCATTTTCTCCATTTTTTGCTTTTTCTATCTCTTCATGTATTTTGCTGATGATACTTGATTTAAATGAGGTTGGAGAAACAATAAGTTTTTCATAATGGCCATCAAGATTGTCCAGTGACATGTTCTGGAAAAATTTAACTGCATCTTCACCAATATCCTGTCTAGAGGTAATGTAGCTTAAATCAGTGTAGATTTTAGAGGTTTTCTCATTGTAGTTACCAGTTCCAAGCTGGGTGATGTATTCAAATTTCTTTCCTTTCTTACGGGTAATGAGACAGATTTTAGAGTGAACCTTGTAGTCTTCAAATCCATAGATTACATTACATCCTGCTTCTTCAAGTAATTCTGCATAATGGATATTGTGCTGTTCATCAAATCTTGCCCGTAACTCAATTAATGCAGTAACTTCAATTCCATTATCAACAGCTTCTAATAGATATTGTGCTATTTTTGAACCTTTAGCTAGTCTATAAATTGTGATTTTAATTGATACAACATTGGGATCTTTTGCTGCTTCTTTAAGTAATTTTAAAAAGTTGTCCATAGATTCAAATGGATATGAAAAGAGATAATCTTTATTTTCAACTTGAGTTATTATACTTTTATTTAAATCAAGCCCCTGTGGGACTAATGGGTCAAATGGTTTATAGGATAATTTATCAAAGAGTGTTTTTCTATTGTCTTCAATATAATCAACTAAATCATAAACATAGCTCATGTCAAGAGGAGATTGGGAGATCTGTACCTGGTTATCCTTTATATGTAAATTTTTAACTAGAAATGAAGTTAAATCTTTGTTCTGGTTTTTATAAAATTCTAATCTTATTGGAGCCAGTCTTAATCTTTTTTTAAGAACCTGTTTTACAAGGTCTCTGTAGTT is part of the Methanobrevibacter woesei genome and encodes:
- the ppk1 gene encoding polyphosphate kinase 1; the encoded protein is MTRDYSFTQNRELSWLKFNKRVLMEAEDKTVPLLERLKFISIFDSNLDEFCMVRCGTLHDISNVNVKYIDNKSGLNAQEQLDAIFEQMTDLYKLKDNVYSNVCEKLEKYGIKELTFNELTSDEKKYVEEYFRDRIFPILSPQLIDFQHPFPNFKNNALNIVVVATNGKGDKKLNFGFIKFPPSLEKMIILPGEDIRFILMENVILEYVEKIFKHFNIIYKTVMCVTRNADVNFVHEQIDAEENYRDLVKQVLKKRLRLAPIRLEFYKNQNKDLTSFLVKNLHIKDNQVQISQSPLDMSYVYDLVDYIEDNRKTLFDKLSYKPFDPLVPQGLDLNKSIITQVENKDYLFSYPFESMDNFLKLLKEAAKDPNVVSIKITIYRLAKGSKIAQYLLEAVDNGIEVTALIELRARFDEQHNIHYAELLEEAGCNVIYGFEDYKVHSKICLITRKKGKKFEYITQLGTGNYNEKTSKIYTDLSYITSRQDIGEDAVKFFQNMSLDNLDGHYEKLIVSPTSFKSSIISKIHEEIEKAKNGENACIIMKMNSLTDRELIDLLKKASKAGVKVNLIIRGICCILPGIPDVTENIRVISIVGRFLEHSRIYCFGEDDNRAIYLSSADLMTRNTEKRVEIGFPIEDDKLKKRIIKMVELMLSDNVKAREIDSNGDYNKIAYTGEPISSQDIFLTNQFYEKVPEAKKESFIEKIKNLFK